A genomic stretch from Nocardia wallacei includes:
- a CDS encoding cytochrome P450 has translation MTRRENAPGPKLPIDIRRYRVDAADLMLELHRRYGDIVRYRVGPQLVHQITDPELIGPILHDRDSFRRGKVYRGFDLFLGDGMLTADGENWRVRRRAGQPHFRTGRLAGAIPALTAAVRDLLARWEVRLAAGEPVDLVPEIMRLTLDAVSRSLFGRTLGEHGERVVALGPAVLSAMFPGSPEQLLPSWLPTPVRRRLRTAQGAFDAAAAEILARHRSDPSPDGLVGDLLRAQRADTGAALTRPQVAEELRTYLWTGYETTGCGLVWTLYEIARHPAVQDRLRAELRAVLAGRAPAAADLPRLGYLRQVVDEALRLHPPIPSFPREPVRPMIIGGYRIPAGSTVFLGSRVVHRDPRYWPDPEVFDPGRFAPDHPKPLPYTYFPFGGGPRRCIGAPLAELELAVGLAMIVQRFRLGLDPETTVREHFLISLRPRPGVRLTLRE, from the coding sequence ATGACCAGGCGCGAGAACGCACCGGGACCGAAGCTGCCTATCGATATCCGGCGCTATCGTGTCGATGCCGCCGACCTGATGCTGGAGTTGCACCGCCGATACGGCGATATCGTCCGCTACCGGGTGGGCCCCCAACTGGTCCATCAGATCACCGACCCGGAACTCATCGGGCCGATCCTGCACGACAGGGACTCCTTCCGGCGCGGCAAGGTATATCGCGGATTCGACCTGTTCCTCGGCGACGGCATGCTCACCGCCGACGGCGAGAACTGGCGGGTCCGCCGCCGCGCCGGGCAGCCGCATTTCCGCACCGGACGACTGGCCGGGGCGATACCCGCGCTCACCGCCGCCGTGCGCGACCTACTGGCCCGCTGGGAAGTGCGCCTGGCCGCGGGCGAGCCGGTCGATCTCGTCCCCGAGATCATGCGGCTGACCTTGGACGCGGTGAGCCGCTCGCTGTTCGGCCGCACCCTGGGTGAGCACGGCGAGCGGGTGGTCGCGCTCGGTCCGGCCGTCCTGTCGGCCATGTTCCCCGGCAGCCCCGAGCAGTTGCTACCGTCCTGGCTGCCGACACCGGTGCGCCGCAGGCTGCGCACCGCGCAGGGGGCATTCGACGCGGCCGCCGCGGAGATCCTCGCCCGGCATCGGTCGGACCCGTCGCCGGACGGTCTGGTCGGCGACCTGTTGCGCGCCCAGCGCGCCGATACCGGAGCGGCGCTGACCCGGCCCCAGGTCGCGGAGGAGTTGCGGACCTACCTGTGGACCGGATACGAGACCACGGGCTGCGGCCTGGTGTGGACGCTCTACGAGATCGCGCGGCATCCGGCGGTCCAGGACCGGCTGCGCGCGGAGTTGCGCGCGGTGCTCGCGGGCCGGGCCCCGGCCGCGGCGGATCTCCCGCGCCTGGGGTATCTGCGGCAGGTGGTCGACGAGGCGTTGCGACTGCATCCGCCGATCCCGAGCTTTCCGCGAGAACCGGTGCGCCCCATGATTATCGGCGGCTACCGTATTCCGGCCGGTTCCACGGTCTTCCTCGGTTCCCGGGTGGTGCACCGTGATCCACGGTACTGGCCGGACCCCGAAGTCTTCGATCCCGGCCGGTTCGCACCCGATCACCCGAAACCGCTGCCCTACACCTACTTTCCCTTCGGCGGCGGTCCCCGCCGCTGCATCGGGGCGCCACTGGCCGAGTTGGAACTCGCGGTGGGCCTCGCCATGATCGTGCAGCGTTTCCGGCTCGGTCTCGACCCGGAAACGACTGTGCGCGAACACTTCCTGATATCGCTGCGGCCCCGCCCGGGCGTGCGGCTCACCCTCCGGGAGTGA
- a CDS encoding L,D-transpeptidase, translating into MSGRRCRFCVALGVIALVTMLMAACSSSSGSDSKSGPATPKPAAPVLSVTPAAGSEDVDPLGKIEVSTSDGILTSVSMTNEQGKPVEGILTPDKTAWKPTGPLGYGHTYRVTAQGLTISGPSGPLTASFSTLTPGNQTKAYLTTTGGLPLADGGTYGVGTVIVAHFDEPIPDRAAAEKRLSVTSDPPVQGSWYWFDDRNAHWRPQQYWASNTKVTVAANIFGAELGEGMYGQEDSKTTFTIGPSHISIADDNTHQVQVFENGKLIRTMPTSMGRGGSEQVGNKTIYFNTPAGVYTVMDKGNPVIMDSASYGLPVNSRLGYKETINWATRISSDGIYLHQLDSTVWAQGSQNTSHGCLNLNGENAKWFYNFAVPGDVVEVRNTTGPPLQSWDNGDWTIPWEEWQAGSALH; encoded by the coding sequence ATGTCAGGTCGCCGCTGCCGATTCTGTGTCGCATTGGGTGTAATCGCCCTGGTGACGATGCTGATGGCCGCGTGCTCATCCTCGTCGGGATCCGATTCGAAATCGGGCCCGGCCACACCGAAACCGGCGGCGCCGGTGCTCTCGGTGACCCCGGCAGCCGGGAGTGAGGATGTCGACCCGCTAGGCAAAATCGAGGTCTCCACCTCCGATGGCATTCTGACGTCGGTCTCGATGACCAACGAACAGGGCAAACCGGTGGAAGGAATTCTCACACCGGACAAAACGGCTTGGAAACCGACCGGCCCGCTCGGTTACGGCCATACCTACCGGGTTACCGCGCAGGGGTTGACGATCAGCGGTCCCAGCGGACCCTTGACGGCTTCCTTCTCGACCTTGACGCCGGGCAACCAGACCAAGGCGTACCTGACCACCACGGGTGGCCTACCGCTGGCCGACGGCGGCACCTACGGGGTCGGCACCGTGATCGTCGCGCACTTCGACGAGCCGATTCCGGACCGCGCCGCCGCCGAGAAGCGGTTGAGCGTGACATCGGACCCGCCGGTCCAGGGCTCCTGGTACTGGTTCGACGACCGCAACGCGCACTGGCGGCCGCAGCAGTACTGGGCGTCGAACACCAAGGTGACGGTGGCGGCGAACATCTTCGGCGCGGAACTCGGCGAGGGCATGTACGGCCAGGAGGACTCCAAGACCACCTTCACCATCGGCCCGTCGCACATCTCGATCGCCGACGACAACACCCATCAGGTGCAAGTGTTCGAGAACGGCAAGCTGATCCGCACCATGCCCACCTCCATGGGGCGCGGCGGCAGCGAGCAGGTCGGCAACAAGACCATCTACTTCAACACGCCGGCCGGCGTCTACACGGTCATGGACAAGGGCAATCCGGTGATCATGGACTCCGCCAGCTACGGCCTGCCGGTGAACTCGCGGCTCGGCTACAAGGAGACCATCAACTGGGCCACCCGCATCAGCAGCGACGGCATCTACCTGCACCAGCTGGACTCCACGGTGTGGGCGCAGGGCAGTCAGAACACCTCGCACGGCTGCCTGAACCTCAACGGCGAGAACGCCAAGTGGTTCTACAACTTCGCGGTGCCGGGCGATGTGGTGGAGGTCCGCAACACCACCGGGCCGCCGCTGCAGTCGTGGGACAACGGGGACTGGACCATTCCGTGGGAGGAATGGCAGGCGGGCAGCGCGCTGCACTGA
- a CDS encoding response regulator transcription factor: MSANLMIVEDDDRVRSALRLAMEDEGYDVEEAEEAEDALEHLRDNGAPDVMIVDLMLGEMDGFSCIREIRRDHDVPIIVVSARDDTHDVVAALEAGADDFVTKPFEIKEITARMRALRRRAQQFAEPDPEPAAPEEMVLDADPDEPLVLSVDGGTVRRGDEELHLTLTEFRLLCELAETPGRVLSRSVLLERVWDRGFFGDERIVDVHVRRLRTKIERDPSEPCLVVTVRGLGYRLDVQR; encoded by the coding sequence ATGAGCGCTAACCTGATGATCGTAGAAGACGACGACCGGGTCCGGAGCGCCCTGCGGCTGGCCATGGAGGATGAGGGCTACGACGTCGAGGAGGCCGAGGAGGCGGAGGACGCCCTCGAGCACCTGCGCGACAACGGCGCACCCGATGTGATGATCGTCGATCTGATGCTGGGGGAGATGGACGGGTTCTCGTGTATTCGTGAGATCCGCCGCGATCACGATGTGCCGATAATAGTGGTCAGCGCGCGTGACGATACTCACGATGTGGTGGCCGCGCTGGAGGCCGGTGCCGACGATTTCGTCACCAAGCCGTTCGAGATCAAGGAGATCACCGCGCGGATGCGGGCACTGCGCCGGCGCGCGCAGCAGTTCGCCGAGCCCGATCCCGAGCCCGCCGCCCCCGAGGAGATGGTGCTCGACGCCGACCCCGACGAGCCGCTGGTGTTGTCGGTGGACGGCGGCACGGTGCGCCGCGGCGACGAGGAACTGCACCTGACGCTCACCGAGTTCCGGCTGCTGTGCGAACTCGCGGAGACGCCGGGCCGGGTGCTGTCCCGCAGCGTCCTGCTCGAAAGAGTCTGGGACCGCGGCTTTTTCGGCGACGAGCGGATAGTGGACGTGCATGTGCGCCGACTGCGCACCAAGATCGAGCGGGACCCCTCGGAGCCCTGTCTGGTCGTCACCGTGCGAGGACTCGGTTATCGACTCGATGTCCAGCGCTGA
- a CDS encoding HAMP domain-containing sensor histidine kinase, whose protein sequence is MSSAEPRRGLRELSRQSLRGRAIFAFAVMSGLVSGLFVAVVSVLSEGFWLPLAICLVGGTAVGAGFGLWLSRRLLVPLRRLTRTAARIASGELGTRLPDTDDPDLAPTVDAFNTMVDSLQRRIDRERRLVGDVSHELRTPLTTLTTSVGVMSRYEEELPQRSRHALVLVRAELEHLRRLLDDLLALARAEARMHRADAEPVSVRELLTHTLSELRYPPDLLHVATDATVTGRKLELERAVVNLLENADRHGGGVMSVGVDRAGAQVVITVDDHGPGVAPEDRQRIFERFVTVRRGRRAAAGTGIGLALVAETVAAHGGTVVCTDRPGGGARFVVRLPAK, encoded by the coding sequence ATGTCCAGCGCTGAGCCGCGCCGGGGACTGCGCGAGCTGAGCCGCCAAAGTCTGCGCGGCCGAGCGATTTTCGCGTTCGCCGTGATGTCCGGCCTGGTGTCGGGGCTGTTCGTGGCGGTCGTGTCGGTCCTGTCCGAAGGTTTCTGGCTGCCCCTCGCGATCTGCCTGGTCGGGGGGACCGCGGTGGGCGCCGGATTCGGGTTGTGGCTGTCGCGGCGGTTGCTGGTGCCGCTGCGGCGGCTGACCCGGACCGCCGCGCGGATCGCCTCGGGCGAACTCGGCACCCGGCTGCCCGACACCGACGACCCCGATCTGGCGCCGACGGTGGACGCGTTCAACACCATGGTCGATTCTCTACAACGACGTATCGATCGCGAGCGGCGGCTGGTCGGTGACGTGAGTCATGAACTGCGTACGCCGTTGACGACGCTCACCACCAGCGTCGGGGTGATGTCGCGCTACGAGGAGGAACTCCCGCAGCGGTCGCGCCACGCGCTGGTACTGGTGCGCGCCGAACTGGAACATCTGCGCCGCCTGCTCGACGACCTGCTGGCGTTGGCTCGCGCGGAGGCGCGTATGCATCGCGCCGACGCCGAACCGGTATCGGTGCGCGAACTGCTCACCCACACCCTGTCCGAACTGCGCTACCCGCCCGATCTGCTGCACGTCGCCACCGATGCCACGGTGACCGGCCGCAAGCTGGAACTCGAACGGGCCGTGGTGAATCTGCTGGAGAACGCCGATCGCCACGGCGGCGGCGTGATGTCGGTGGGTGTGGATCGGGCCGGTGCGCAGGTGGTCATCACCGTCGACGACCACGGACCCGGTGTGGCACCGGAGGATCGGCAACGCATATTCGAACGTTTCGTGACGGTGCGTCGCGGCCGCCGCGCCGCCGCGGGCACCGGCATCGGGCTGGCGCTCGTCGCCGAAACCGTTGCCGCACATGGCGGAACGGTGGTGTGCACGGATCGGCCGGGAGGTGGTGCGCGCTTCGTCGTGCGGCTGCCCGCGAAGTGA
- the ectA gene encoding diaminobutyrate acetyltransferase, translating into METRTRSTPFGSPSPDRQDSDRDTSAPAVIRTPRLGDGAPMWRIAVESQVLDANSSYAYLLWCRDFRATSVVAEIGSEIAGFVTGYLRPEAPDTVFVWQVAVDHAFRGRGLGVAMLDQLVDNVAEHGVSMLETTISPDNAASRAMFASLARRRGAQLTRETLFEPQDFPDGHESEDLYRIAPLHSVAHTTRKDHR; encoded by the coding sequence ATAGAGACCCGAACACGGAGTACTCCATTCGGTTCCCCTTCTCCCGATAGGCAGGATTCAGATCGGGATACCTCTGCGCCGGCGGTCATTCGCACGCCGCGGCTTGGTGACGGGGCGCCGATGTGGCGTATTGCCGTCGAATCCCAGGTATTGGACGCAAATTCCAGCTACGCCTACCTTCTGTGGTGCCGAGATTTCCGGGCGACCTCCGTCGTCGCCGAAATCGGATCGGAAATCGCAGGCTTCGTCACCGGATATCTCCGGCCCGAAGCGCCGGACACGGTATTCGTGTGGCAGGTCGCCGTCGACCACGCCTTCCGGGGCCGCGGACTCGGTGTGGCGATGCTGGATCAGTTGGTGGACAACGTCGCCGAGCACGGGGTATCGATGCTGGAGACGACGATTTCGCCGGACAACGCGGCCTCGCGGGCGATGTTCGCCTCGTTGGCGCGGCGCCGGGGCGCCCAGCTGACCCGAGAGACATTGTTCGAACCGCAAGATTTCCCGGACGGTCACGAATCAGAGGACCTGTACCGGATCGCGCCATTGCATTCCGTGGCGCACACCACACGAAAGGATCATCGATGA
- the ectB gene encoding diaminobutyrate--2-oxoglutarate transaminase, which translates to MTTAEMTVFESLESNVRGYCRSWPTLFDTAQGSWIRDGSGRDYLDFFAGAGALNYGHNNPVLKQALIDYISRDGITHGLDMSTVAKQQLLETIDSVLLDPRGLDYKVQFPGPTGANAVEAALKLARKITGRTTILNFTNAFHGMTLGALSVTGNATKRAGAGVPLVHVNPMPYDGYLDGADELAWMEKALDDGSSGVDKPAAVIVETVQGEGGVNVARAEWLKRLSELCAARDILLIVDDVQMGCGRTGPFFSFEIAGITPDIVTLSKSIGGYGMPLALVLMRRELDQWAPGEHNGTFRGNNPAFVTATAALEHFWSDTRLAEATAAKGARIHKSFSELSENYEGVSTRGRGLVHGLVFDEPSEANKVSRIAFEQGLLVETSGAEDEVVKLLPPLTITDDELDHGLGILGNAVDMARGGN; encoded by the coding sequence ATGACCACCGCTGAGATGACCGTTTTCGAATCGCTCGAATCCAATGTCCGTGGCTACTGCCGATCTTGGCCTACCCTGTTCGACACCGCGCAGGGTTCGTGGATCCGCGACGGCAGCGGACGCGACTATCTGGATTTCTTCGCCGGCGCCGGCGCATTGAACTACGGCCACAACAATCCCGTGCTCAAACAGGCGCTGATCGATTACATCTCGCGCGACGGCATCACGCACGGACTCGATATGTCCACCGTGGCCAAGCAGCAGTTGCTGGAGACGATCGACAGCGTGCTGCTCGATCCGCGCGGGCTGGACTACAAGGTGCAGTTCCCCGGCCCGACCGGCGCCAACGCGGTCGAGGCGGCGCTGAAGCTGGCGCGCAAGATCACCGGGCGCACCACGATTCTCAACTTCACCAACGCCTTTCACGGCATGACGCTGGGCGCGCTGTCGGTGACCGGCAACGCCACCAAGCGGGCCGGCGCGGGCGTCCCGCTGGTGCATGTGAATCCGATGCCCTACGACGGCTACCTGGACGGCGCCGACGAGCTGGCCTGGATGGAGAAGGCCCTCGACGACGGCTCCTCGGGTGTGGACAAGCCCGCCGCCGTGATCGTGGAGACCGTGCAGGGTGAGGGCGGTGTCAACGTCGCGCGTGCGGAGTGGCTGAAGCGGCTGTCGGAGCTGTGCGCGGCGCGCGACATCCTGCTGATCGTCGACGACGTGCAGATGGGCTGCGGCCGCACCGGACCGTTCTTCTCCTTCGAGATCGCGGGCATCACCCCCGACATCGTCACGCTGTCGAAGTCGATCGGCGGCTACGGCATGCCGCTGGCGCTGGTGCTGATGCGCCGCGAGCTGGACCAGTGGGCGCCGGGCGAGCACAACGGCACCTTCCGCGGGAACAACCCGGCCTTCGTGACCGCGACCGCCGCGCTGGAGCACTTCTGGTCCGACACCCGCCTCGCGGAGGCCACCGCCGCCAAGGGCGCGCGCATCCACAAGTCCTTCAGCGAGCTGTCGGAGAACTACGAGGGTGTGTCGACCCGTGGCCGCGGCCTCGTGCACGGCCTGGTGTTCGACGAGCCCTCCGAGGCGAACAAGGTCAGCCGGATCGCCTTCGAACAGGGGTTGCTGGTGGAGACCTCGGGCGCGGAGGATGAGGTGGTGAAGCTGCTGCCGCCGCTGACCATTACCGATGACGAACTCGACCACGGCCTGGGCATCCTGGGCAACGCGGTCGACATGGCCCGAGGAGGCAACTGA
- a CDS encoding ectoine synthase yields the protein MIVRTTEEITGTDRDVADAGWRSKRIILGGDKVGFSFHETTIQAGTVHEFHYANHVEAVWLIEGEATLTDLDNGVTYELGPGSMYLLNGHERHRIETRTQMRALCVFNPPVTGQEVHDENGVYPLVAVPD from the coding sequence ATGATCGTGCGCACTACGGAGGAGATCACCGGCACCGACCGCGACGTCGCGGACGCCGGCTGGCGCAGCAAGCGGATCATTCTCGGCGGCGACAAGGTCGGTTTCTCTTTTCACGAGACCACGATTCAGGCCGGCACCGTGCACGAGTTCCATTACGCCAACCACGTCGAGGCGGTGTGGTTGATCGAGGGTGAGGCCACTCTCACCGATCTGGACAACGGTGTCACCTACGAATTGGGGCCTGGCTCGATGTACCTGCTGAACGGGCACGAGCGCCACCGCATCGAGACACGCACGCAGATGCGGGCGTTGTGTGTGTTCAATCCGCCGGTCACGGGCCAGGAGGTGCACGACGAGAACGGCGTCTATCCGTTGGTCGCCGTTCCAGACTAG
- the thpD gene encoding ectoine hydroxylase, whose protein sequence is MTLADSRIDRYRTRTLTAVPPIERTDPTVWGRITSPELANFDADGYAIIDQLLSPEEVADFSLEIDRLAADPELRLDDRVIIEKKSNRVRSIFEVHKISRAVADLIRDERVVGLARQVLGSEVYIHQSRVNYMPGFEGAGFYWHSDFETWHAEDGMPSPRAVSLSIALTENYPFNGSLMVMPGSQRTFVPCQGETPAEHYRESLREQEIGVPSHADITDLANKHGIAQFTGARGSALLFDSNIMHASANNITPFPRSNIFLVFNSVENTLVPEPYAAREIRPTYIAARDFDPVR, encoded by the coding sequence ATGACGTTGGCCGACAGTCGAATCGATCGCTACCGCACCCGAACGCTGACCGCGGTGCCGCCGATCGAACGCACCGATCCGACCGTGTGGGGCCGGATCACCTCGCCGGAACTGGCGAACTTCGACGCCGACGGGTACGCGATCATCGACCAGTTGCTGTCGCCGGAGGAGGTGGCCGACTTCTCCCTGGAGATCGACCGCCTGGCCGCCGATCCCGAACTGCGCCTGGACGATCGGGTGATCATCGAGAAGAAGTCGAACCGGGTGCGGTCGATCTTCGAGGTGCACAAGATCAGCCGGGCGGTCGCGGATCTGATCCGGGACGAGCGTGTGGTCGGGCTTGCCCGGCAGGTGCTCGGCTCCGAGGTGTACATCCACCAGAGCCGGGTCAACTACATGCCGGGTTTCGAGGGCGCGGGGTTCTACTGGCACTCCGACTTCGAGACCTGGCACGCCGAGGACGGCATGCCGTCCCCGCGGGCGGTGAGCCTGTCGATCGCGTTGACAGAGAATTATCCGTTCAACGGCAGCCTGATGGTGATGCCGGGCTCGCAGCGCACCTTCGTGCCGTGCCAGGGTGAGACTCCGGCGGAGCACTACCGGGAATCGTTGCGGGAACAGGAGATCGGCGTGCCCTCGCACGCCGACATCACCGATCTGGCCAACAAGCACGGCATCGCGCAGTTCACGGGGGCGCGCGGGTCGGCGCTGCTGTTCGATTCGAACATCATGCACGCCTCGGCCAACAACATCACGCCGTTCCCGCGCTCGAACATCTTCCTGGTGTTCAACAGCGTGGAGAACACCCTCGTGCCGGAGCCGTACGCGGCCAGGGAGATCCGGCCGACGTACATCGCCGCCCGGGACTTCGATCCCGTGCGGTAG
- a CDS encoding acyl-CoA dehydrogenase family protein codes for MDFEFTAEQQLLRDTVTEFLAARYDLEKSRAAARLGAGRQPEIWRAFADEVGILGASLPEEVGGFGGGAVETLLIAEALGGALVVEPYVDTVVLGGGLLRRAGGERATELLRGIVSGTVITALAALEADSGYDITRVATTARRDGDAWVLDGAKVVVTSAPLATHLLVTARTPDASGLSLFVVEADAPGLTQHPYRTIDERRAADLVLDGVRVPADALLGTEAGADDSLARAVDEAIAAIAAEAVGGMRKVLADTVAYAKQRRQFGVPIGSFQVLQHRMVDMHLELEQAIAATYLVTLKLDAEPGERARAAAAAKATVARAARFIGQHAVQLHGAMGMTEELAIGHFFKRLTAIQYEWGSADHHIARYAALTRPN; via the coding sequence ATGGACTTCGAATTCACCGCCGAACAGCAACTGCTCCGCGATACGGTCACCGAGTTCCTGGCGGCGCGCTACGACCTGGAGAAGAGCCGCGCCGCGGCCCGCCTGGGCGCCGGTCGGCAGCCGGAGATCTGGCGCGCCTTCGCCGACGAGGTCGGCATCCTCGGCGCCAGCCTGCCCGAGGAGGTGGGCGGATTCGGCGGCGGCGCGGTCGAGACGCTGCTCATCGCCGAGGCTCTGGGCGGGGCGCTGGTCGTCGAACCGTACGTCGACACAGTCGTGCTCGGCGGCGGGCTGCTGCGCCGGGCCGGTGGCGAGCGCGCCACGGAACTGTTGCGCGGCATCGTCTCCGGCACGGTGATCACGGCGCTGGCCGCGCTGGAAGCGGATTCGGGCTACGACATCACCCGGGTGGCGACGACCGCGCGGCGCGACGGGGACGCGTGGGTGCTCGACGGCGCGAAGGTCGTGGTGACCAGCGCGCCACTGGCGACGCACCTGCTGGTCACGGCCCGCACGCCGGACGCGTCCGGGCTGTCGCTGTTCGTGGTCGAGGCCGACGCGCCCGGCCTCACCCAGCATCCGTACCGCACCATCGATGAACGCCGGGCCGCAGATCTGGTGCTCGACGGCGTGCGGGTCCCGGCCGACGCCCTGCTGGGAACCGAAGCGGGCGCGGACGATTCGCTCGCCCGCGCCGTGGACGAGGCGATCGCCGCCATCGCGGCGGAGGCCGTCGGCGGCATGCGCAAGGTACTGGCCGACACGGTGGCGTACGCGAAACAGCGCCGCCAGTTCGGCGTGCCGATCGGCAGCTTCCAGGTGCTGCAGCACCGCATGGTCGACATGCACCTGGAACTCGAACAGGCCATCGCCGCAACGTATCTCGTCACGCTGAAGCTCGACGCCGAACCCGGCGAGCGGGCCCGCGCGGCGGCCGCGGCCAAGGCCACCGTGGCCCGCGCCGCCCGCTTCATCGGTCAGCACGCCGTGCAGCTGCACGGCGCCATGGGCATGACCGAAGAACTGGCCATCGGTCATTTCTTCAAGCGCCTCACCGCGATACAGTACGAATGGGGCTCGGCGGACCACCACATCGCCCGCTACGCCGCGCTCACCCGCCCGAACTGA
- a CDS encoding acyl-CoA dehydrogenase family protein, which yields MDLEWSPTDLAFRDEVRRFLDENLTPDLRRAGQLATSVYPDHEASMRWQHILHARGWAAPAWPVEYGGCDWSMTQHYIFDRESILAGAPALSPMGIRMVSHAIIAFGTEEQKSYFLPRILTGEVFFCQGYSEPEAGSDLASLTMAAVDDGDDLICTGSKIWTTHATEANWIFCLVRTSKLERKQQGITFVLIPMDSPGIEVRPLVMTSGEQVQNQVFFDQVRVPKKNVLGRIDDGWTVAKYLLNFERGGALGPMLQVMAESLAEQARSQPGPNGGTLLDDPAFAARLADIRIRADVLEILEYRTVAAISQGRNPGPAASTLKILGTELSQQLTELALAAAGPRGRVYQPHGTMPGGPVADFTAPADGYLSGAEWQAVAPQRYFNDRAGSIYAGSNEIQRNIIAKATLGL from the coding sequence GTGGATCTGGAATGGTCGCCCACCGATCTGGCGTTTCGCGACGAGGTGCGGCGTTTTCTCGACGAGAACCTGACCCCCGACCTCCGGCGCGCCGGGCAGCTCGCCACGAGCGTCTACCCGGATCACGAGGCCAGCATGCGGTGGCAGCACATCCTGCACGCCCGCGGCTGGGCCGCGCCGGCCTGGCCGGTGGAATACGGCGGCTGCGACTGGAGCATGACCCAGCACTACATCTTCGACCGCGAGTCGATTCTGGCCGGTGCACCGGCGTTGTCGCCCATGGGGATCCGGATGGTGTCGCACGCGATCATCGCGTTCGGCACCGAGGAGCAGAAGTCCTACTTCCTGCCCCGCATCCTCACCGGTGAGGTCTTCTTCTGCCAGGGTTATTCGGAGCCCGAGGCCGGTTCGGACCTGGCCTCGCTGACCATGGCCGCCGTCGACGACGGCGACGATCTGATCTGTACCGGCTCCAAGATCTGGACCACGCACGCCACCGAGGCGAACTGGATCTTCTGCCTGGTGCGCACCTCGAAGCTGGAGCGCAAGCAGCAGGGCATCACGTTCGTGCTGATCCCGATGGACTCCCCCGGCATCGAGGTGCGCCCGCTGGTGATGACCTCCGGTGAGCAGGTGCAGAACCAGGTGTTCTTCGACCAGGTCCGGGTGCCGAAGAAGAACGTGCTCGGCCGCATCGACGACGGCTGGACCGTCGCCAAATACCTGCTCAACTTCGAGCGCGGCGGCGCCCTGGGCCCGATGCTGCAGGTGATGGCCGAATCGCTGGCCGAACAGGCGCGAAGCCAGCCCGGTCCGAACGGCGGCACGCTGCTGGACGATCCGGCGTTCGCGGCCCGGCTGGCCGATATCCGCATCCGCGCCGACGTGCTCGAGATCCTCGAGTACCGTACGGTCGCCGCGATCTCGCAGGGCCGAAACCCGGGCCCGGCGGCCTCGACGCTGAAGATCCTCGGCACCGAACTCAGCCAGCAGCTCACCGAACTCGCCCTGGCGGCCGCGGGCCCGCGCGGGCGGGTCTACCAGCCGCACGGCACCATGCCCGGCGGCCCGGTGGCCGACTTCACCGCACCGGCCGACGGCTACCTCAGCGGCGCCGAGTGGCAGGCGGTCGCGCCGCAGCGCTACTTCAACGACCGGGCCGGCTCGATCTACGCCGGTAGCAACGAGATTCAGCGCAACATCATCGCCAAGGCAACCCTGGGACTGTAG
- a CDS encoding DUF1707 SHOCT-like domain-containing protein, protein MDITTGTRASDAERQQVADLLSRHLSEGRIDLAEYDQRVARVYATTTRDDLQLVLSDLPKLPRRRAAAPGRNPARLPIWQRIEGGAWLGVGVLCLVIWALISLGAGEFTYPWPLWVIGPWGAVLVFRVLTGWESRGCGGPRTNMP, encoded by the coding sequence ATGGACATCACCACCGGCACCCGCGCCTCCGACGCCGAGCGTCAGCAGGTCGCCGACCTGCTGTCCCGGCACCTGAGCGAGGGGCGCATCGATCTCGCCGAATACGACCAGCGGGTGGCGCGCGTGTACGCCACGACCACGCGCGACGACCTGCAGCTGGTGCTGTCGGATCTGCCGAAACTGCCGCGGCGGCGGGCCGCGGCGCCCGGCCGGAATCCTGCGCGACTGCCGATCTGGCAGCGCATCGAGGGTGGCGCCTGGCTGGGCGTCGGGGTGCTGTGCCTGGTGATCTGGGCCCTGATCTCGCTGGGCGCGGGCGAATTCACCTACCCGTGGCCGCTGTGGGTGATCGGGCCGTGGGGTGCGGTGCTGGTGTTCCGCGTCCTCACCGGCTGGGAGTCGCGCGGATGCGGCGGGCCGCGCACGAACATGCCGTGA